Proteins encoded by one window of Cyprinus carpio isolate SPL01 chromosome B6, ASM1834038v1, whole genome shotgun sequence:
- the LOC109075814 gene encoding transmembrane protein 69: MLASIIGRHILRNFGGMQRSGLMQVSRKFACLGQRTTHCPTLFTRGLYGQLPPRHVAGSVLGAHSFHWSSHRLKKRPQEESPPRELDLVRYDMSDLKKAPKPALYLGLSGLIPFVSAPLLMAVTELYLPEVAFAQVAYGASIVSFLGGVRWGFALPAGSPAKPDWLNLANSVVPSLIAWTALLFCHDITQSAVLVIMGLGIALHYDLSLLPTYPSWFKAMRTILTVVAFFSLIGTIVIKQYYPEKKYFSDK, encoded by the exons ATGCTGGCAAGTATAATCGGACGTCACATCCTTCGTAATTTTGGG GGAATGCAGCGGAGTGGCCTCATGCAGGTGTCCAGGAAGTTTGCCTGTTTAGGGCAGCGGACCACTCACTGTCCAACACTGTTTACTAGAGGTTTATATGGACAGCTGCCCCCAAGACATGTTGCTGGTTCTGTTCTGGGAGCCCATTCATTTCACTGGTCTTCACATAGACTGAAGAAACGTCCTCAGGAAGAGAGTCCACCAAGAGAACTTGACTTGGTTCGTTATGACATGAGCGACCTGAAGAAAGCTCCAAAGCCGGCCCTCTATCTTGGATTATCTGGTCTCATACCTTTTGTATCTGCTCCTCTACTTATGGCTGTCACAGAGCTGTATCTTCCTGAAGTTGCATTTGCTCAAGTTGCGTATGGAGCGTCGATTGTTTCTTTTCTTGGTGGGGTACGCTGGGGTTTCGCCTTGCCTGCCGGGAGCCCAGCAAAACCTGACTGGCTCAATTTAGCCAACAGTGTGGTTCCTTCTCTGATTGCCTGGACTGCACTGCTTTTTTGCCATGACATTACACAGTCTGCTGTGCTTGTGATAATGGGGCTTGGGATAGCATTGCATTATGACCTGTCCCTCCTGCCCACATATCCCAGCTGGTTTAAAGCCATGAGGACCATCCTCACAGTTGTAGCCTTTTTCTCTTTGATAGGCACTATTGTCATAAAGCAGTATTATCCTGAGAAGAAGTATTTCAGTGATAAATGA